The Pectobacterium parmentieri genome segment ATAATCACAATCCAGAGATGAATCAATGATTAGCTGTATGTTTTTCAAAACTTTATGCTCACTTATCCATATGTAAGCCAACTTCATAATGTTACTCCTTTTCCATGATATCACTTTGCAGTATGAAAGATACTTTATCAATTTGACGTAAACTATTCATCTTTTTTGAGATTGCTATCTGTTTAAAGGGAACTTACATTTACTTAACGACCATTATGATTGTTGAGTTTTTTATCTGCAGCTTTGTGTAAGCACACCTGTTTTAGTTCCACACACTTTTTGAGATTTCCGGATTTTCAGCCATCAGCCGGTACTCTTCCGGCGTCAGGTTATTCAGGGATTCATGAGGCCGCTCGCTGTTGTATTCCGTCAGCCAGCGTTCTGTGATTTCCCTCGCTTCATTCAGGGTTCTGAACAGATAAAAATCCAGTATCTCTGTCCGGTACGTTCGGTTAAAACGTTCGATGAAGGCATTTTGCGTTGGTTTTCCCGGTTTGATAAATTCCAGCATCACGCCATGCTCTTCAGCCCACTGTGCCAAAGTCAGCGAGATTAGCTCCGGGCCATTGTCCATCCGCAGTTTCAGCGGATAACCACGGTTTGCCACGATCCTGTCCAGTACTCTGACCACCCGCTGCGCCGGGATATTCAGATCGATTTCTATTGCGAGAGCCTCGCGGTTAAAGTCATCCACCACATTGAAGGTCCGAAAGCGTCTGCCGCAGACCAGCGCATCATGCATAAAATCTATCGACCAGCTCTGGTTCAGTGCTTCCGGCGTCGCCAGCGGAGTCGGATTGCGCACCGGCAGACGTTGCTTTCCCTTACGGCGAAAATTCAGTTTCAGCAGGCAGTAAATGCGATGAACGCGTTTATGATTCCAGGCATTGCCTTGCCTGCGCAGCACCTGAAACAGCTTCTTAAAACCGTAACGGGGATAGCGTTCAGCCACCTCCGCCAGAGCCTGGATCACCGGTTCATCACGACAGGTGTCCGGCTGATAAAAATACACCGTCCTGCTCAGCGACAATGTCCTGCATGCCTGGCGTATGCTCATCGCAAACTGCGCGGTCAGGTAACTGACGAGCTCACGCTTTATCGCTGGTTTTAAAGCTTTTTTTCGATGACATCTTTCAGAGCACGACACTCGAGACTCAGATCGGCAAACATCTGTTTCAGACGACGATTTTCATCCTCCAGATCTTTCATCTTTTTGATATCAGAAGCTTCCATACCACCAAACTTCGCTTTCCAGTTGTAATAGCTGGCTTCGGAAATGCCGGCTTCGCGGCAGACATCCTTGACGGTACGTCCAGCTTCGACGGACTTCAGAACGGCGATGATCTGGTGCTCAGTGAATCGGGCTTTACGCATGACGATCTCCTCAAGTGACATAATCAGTATGTCGGAAGATCTCTAAAAGTGAATGGGCCGTTTTGCAGGGATACTTACACCAAAACCGACGCAGGCGACTGGCCAACACCCGACACCTCCGCGTTATGGGCACGCTTCCGAACCGAAGCTCTCAGCGGAGGCATCCAGAAATGGTCAGTCGAACGCTACAAGTGCCTACTCGATACCGAGTCCTCCCCGCCCGCTGGCCTCTATCGAATCCTCACCGATGAAGGGGACGCGCGGACTTGGCTGGCAACCCCCGACTACCAGCGGATCGCCGTCTTCAGGAAGCCAGCGGTTGATCCCAAGCCCAGCCTATTCTCGGGACGGTTACCGGGCAAAACCCGGCTCGTGGATGCTCTACGCGTCGGCCGCGGAAAGTTGCGTTGGCCGGCTGCCGACGCCTAAAAGGGAACGGCCAAGATGCGGTATGCCTGGATCGACGACCAGAAGCGCGCACCTGTCGCGAATGGAGAGCGAACAACCTGCCGCGACTGTGGCGACGTACTAGCCGAAACGATGATCTACGAAATGGAACGCCGCGGCGAGTTTCGGCGTCGCTTCAATCTGACGTCACGCTGCCTAGTGTGGAACCCCACGGACAATGCCACAGTGGAGTCGTTCAACGGCAGGCTGCGGCAGGAGTGCCTGAACGAAAACTGGTTCATGTCCCTGGAGGATGCACAGTGCAAAATCGAGGCCTGGCGCATACACTATAATCAGAGAGGCTCCCATTCTGCGCTGGGCTGGATGGCCCCGTCCGAATTTGCTGAAAAGTCTGCCGGTTGCCAGAACATGCAACCAACATGAAGCCGGTTATTCCTGATTATGACTGGAGCATATTCGGGGTCAGGGTCAAATGAAGATATTACTAACATCACGGTGTATTAATCAACGGGGTGCAGATCAGCATGCATAACTATTTGTGTGCTTGGAAAAAAACGGCTTTTAAGAAGCTAAAGGCCGTTTAGTGTTTTAATAGCTATTGAGTACATTGATGTTAAGCGGTTTAATACTCCGGCTTATCAGCATTTCTACCCGTAGAATTTAGGATAAAAATACGACTTGTACTACTTAAGTGATACTTATTATTTCCACCTATTTACTCTCAGCTATCACTAGAGCTGGTGGTATTGGGCACCTTCATATTCCGCATCTTATACATCATATTTGCGTTAAGTCTAGCTTGTTCATTGACACTGAGAAAATCAATTCGTCCATTTGGCAATTTCCTAACTTTTAGAATTCCTTCCATGGATATATGGGGAGCCACATGAAACTTGCCTTGCTTCATTATATTATGTAAACAGTGAAATCGAAGTTCGAACTCCGATCTAGTTTGCGGTGTCTCAAATGTATCAAAATTCATATGTTCTCCAATGTTATCCGAAAGAAACTAGTCCAATAGGTTTTAGATCTAACTCAAATACCCAAATCAATTTGAAGCCATGTGGTAACCTGAGAGCATTTGCATCAATCGACAGATAGCAACCCTCATTAAATGGCGCCCCCTCATACTTTTCTTTTAGTCGTCCTGACTTCCACCAATTCCGTTTTAAATTTGAGCTAGTTGCTCCAGTGATTTGCATGAAATGCGTTGTTGGTATTGCAGGGGTAAAGCTACCAAAGTACGCAGGTAAAGCTTCAACATTAGCACAAGTGTCAATCACGCAAGTCTTATCTAGTGAAGGCTTATCAAGTGACAAGAAGCGCCCTGAAGGAAGAGGAAGATTTTCTGGGTTATCTGATAAGTATGCAGTTAATCTTACTAACCTCAGTTGACCTTCAAACCAAACCCTTTCAAAATAATCTAAGTAAATACTTTTTCCATGTAACGGCTTTGGCTCCTTAGAATGAAGCCATTGTAAAGCTGGAGAGTCAAAACTGCTAATTCTCAAGTTGTCTAAACGAGTAGGATTATATTTTCTGAAAACATTTTCAATATGTTTGCATTCTGATTCATTTGCAACATCTGTAAATGCTACTTGAAATACGTAGCGAACTCTATCCGACCAACGATTAGGGTATTTAGTATTTTCATAATAACCCTCCGCCAACAACTGTTCCAGCTCCAAGCATACTTCTATAGATAATGGTAAACACACATCTTTCAATGCCGACTCGGCTTGAGTCAATACATAGGCGCTTGTTAAACCTAGTTTCTCTAGTCTTAACCAACTAGGCTTAATGCATTCGGCCCATGAAGGTAAGTCAACATCCATCAATCTGCTGTTATCAACCGTATTGCAAAGTCGACCTCTTAATTTACTTAAAGCTTCTGCTGCAGATTCAAAATCTTTCATAGCAGCTTCCCTAGCAATGCGTATTAGAACTGAATATCTTCCGACATGTTTACAGCCCTGTTGTATAGAGTTAAAGTCGAGCTCTTGAGCCAGTGTCTCCCAAATTTGTTTTGTTATAGACATTTGATCAAGAGCACCGCAAATGACATCAGGGTGAATGCCTGTATCCATTGAAAAAGCTTTGGCGCCAAAAAGCCGGACAAAGTCTGGGTAGCTTCTTGATAACCAAATCAGCATTTCAGATGCTTTTTCTCGCCTTAACCAAAGAGGGTGGTCAATCACATGAAGAAGCAAAGTGGCTAGGCAATGAGGTAACTCATTATCGTCCCTCTCATCTAGAAACCTATAGCCAGCGGTTTCTTTGTCCGCAGCACCAACCATGAGTTTTGTGTGCTCGTTAGTTACACGAAGAAGTTCTGCTTGCTCATCGTTAGAAGAATAACTAGCTAACCACTCTATTAAGTCGTTGGCTATCCGCCAATTTTCCGTATGGCGTTCATTAAGTATTAAAGGTGAGTACAGTTTGACTAAATCACAAACTGAGCCATTCGTTCTCAAAAGCAGAGATTGTCCATCCGCTACCTTAGAAACTTGACCACCCCATATTGACCATCCACCACTTTGAATTAATGTCAATCCTGAAATGATTTCTTTTTGTGCTTCCGAAAAATTACGGCGTCGTAGATATTTCTCCACTTTAGCTAGAGAGGTAGTAGCTTCAGAGATTGAAGTTCTGGAGCCAAAAAGTCCCGGCATATAGATAGCGTCGGAATCTTCTTTCTGCTCATTTGCTCGATTATTCGCCTTAACCGTATTTTCTTCAGGTATTGTAAGTGTGGTTCTTTGGGGCTCGGGCAAAACCATATAATTAGTGAATCTAGCTTCGAATGTCTCTGTGTATCGTTCAGGTATGGATGAAGCAATCAATACGATAAATTCGGAACAATCTTTTTTATTTTCAAATTCAGATTCACAAATAACTTCTAATCGGTCCATTATCATGGTGAGAGCGTTATCATCACCTGAAACTTTGTCAATCAAAAGTTTATAGGATTCAGCAAATCTATTAATATAGCGAGAGTCACCAAATTGAAAACTTTCTAATAATGCCCAGCAAAGCTGCCAGTCGGCACTTGAGATTAATGGATTAATAAGGTACAGAATCGAATCTTGTTCATCCAATGCTCCTCCAGGGAACCGAGTCCCTTTTATTGCAGATATTCTATCAATGTCACCTTTAGTTACCTCCTGATGCATTTGCTCTAAGGTTCCGTAGGTTTGTCTTATAAAATATTTAACTGCACTGGAAAATTCATTACGTGAACATAAAGCCTTGAGGAAATCACGTTTAGCGTACCGAACGAAACGCTGAAATGTCATTTCTCCAGCCGCTGCATCTAGTAGACCAGCAATTTTGCTAAGTTCACCTGACACTAAACTCGACGTATGACTTAGAGACTGAAGAACGGTAACACTTAACCCAAACTGATCTTCTTTATACCAACTAGGTCCCATCGAGAATGATAAAACAAGTTGATAAGTTTTATTTGCTTCGTCTGAAGCGTCTAATTTGGTATAAAATGGAATTATGCTAAGCAACTCTGGTACAAGTTCATATCTATTCTCTAAGTTATTAACTACGAACTCTTTCCAACGCTCCACCAGGGAAAACACTTGATCTTCTGTATTTAAATCCATTGGCTTATTAACAATATTTGCCAGGATTAGGTTTAGAGTTCTTCTAAATCCTTCAGAGTAGATACCGCATTGGGAACTAAATTGTCCCTCGACAAAGTTAAGTAATTCACTGATTTTATCAGGATATACATCAGTAATTAGTATTGTTAATGATTGATATAATTGGGGAACTATACTTTCTGGTAAACCATAGGCATCTTCCCATTGAACACGCTGTGCAAGACTAAACTTTAAATAGTCAAAAATATCCTTTTTTAAAATTTCCCAAACTTTTTGCAAGCCTATATTGTCCCCAGCCTCTTTGAATCTTCTAGCAGAACCATCACACCAAGCTACAACGCTATACATTGAATTGAGGCCGTTTAACCAAGTACGTGGAGATATAGTGACTAAGTCAGGATAAGTAAATTCTGTATCAATAAATGCCTTAAGTCTCCATGCTGCAAAACCATTCTCTAGTTTTGAGTGATCAATGGAAATATTGTCATCTGCAATAAATGTTATCGGTGATGGTTTGTCACTTGAAATTTCTCCTAACGCAAGAATAATATCGCTAGATGCGCCCAGAGACAAAA includes the following:
- a CDS encoding IS3 family transposase (programmed frameshift), producing MRKARFTEHQIIAVLKSVEAGRTVKDVCREAGISEASYYNWKAKFGGMEASDIKKMKDLEDENRRLKQMFADLSLECRALKDVIEKKPLKPAIKRELVSYLTAQFAMSIRQACRTLSLSRTVYFYQPDTCRDEPVIQALAEVAERYPRYGFKKLFQVLRRQGNAWNHKRVHRIYCLLKLNFRRKGKQRLPVRNPTPLATPEALNQSWSIDFMHDALVCGRRFRTFNVVDDFNREALAIEIDLNIPAQRVVRVLDRIVANRGYPLKLRMDNGPELISLTLAQWAEEHGVMLEFIKPGKPTQNAFIERFNRTYRTEILDFYLFRTLNEAREITERWLTEYNSERPHESLNNLTPEEYRLMAENPEISKSVWN
- the avs1c gene encoding AVAST type 1 anti-phage system protein Avs1c gives rise to the protein MNFDTFETPQTRSEFELRFHCLHNIMKQGKFHVAPHISMEGILKVRKLPNGRIDFLSVNEQARLNANMMYKMRNMKVPNTTSSSDS
- the avs1b gene encoding AVAST type 1 anti-phage system protease Avs1b, which gives rise to MLDTEMKVATCKIECGDEYGTGLLITPKIVLTARHCVANAIESDSELSIIFDFGSPILAMKAHVLGHDAKLDIALVELEIECNISPVKLSGILPLGGSRFYSYGWPVTKLTMGHRLEGTIIQTFDRPKLRSDIEISIDEALSLNDYKGFSGASVVCNGTCVGVIRVSVEKTIGVVSVFSMRTFLNEHGLNVETNNDGYKRKDLASRNSFIKQFDKFAIEQENSYLFINGAHGIGKSTFCEIYTPIDSSLEHFGTYSFTPPKSSKNATRLAQPQEFFNWLNMQVSIFTTGSPGRIENGDYPELITKTEQLFIKLSGVYSSRNVKGVLFIDGLDEVERQDAEALNKFIGLLPMTLLPGLVIVLSAPNYEQVATRLGKRLGVEACISMPSLTDNDVKDYCYRALTGVHVSSKTINLICERAQGHPLYLRYLIDLVNSGASEDEICELPLIDGSIRKYYDLLWLKLMEDNDAINLLAIVVRLRWGVPINQFTKILNPNEQSILISTLARIRHLLLSPNQTTIYHSSFSDFLLEKTALREQDIQSRLVEYCKKQKDEKYSVLNLIYHGLKSEGQDKALLVTLCTQNWVDDCVYQGVEPDTILEDLKGILKVATELGSLVETVRILLLNQRIRFRYNTLFAQSADLTANALISIGKNQEVLQHVSRYKQLIIPLEEALTIALKLVDSHSYMEALELLSIVEKNLTEELEQVFNGNGLSYRVFLDIYDLQLQQYLLRIRAKDKNSHASLANFQFYWMKAIDESSKDEETSKHLRSEMMTYMLAASMCLSGRYMSLDQIRKLYNGPLEEIAEPIVFSAILYKGLCDNYGINTDKVLLEQVFPDIKILISECCNEKIKVHPSVIDCFLSLGASSDIILALGEISSDKPSPITFIADDNISIDHSKLENGFAAWRLKAFIDTEFTYPDLVTISPRTWLNGLNSMYSVVAWCDGSARRFKEAGDNIGLQKVWEILKKDIFDYLKFSLAQRVQWEDAYGLPESIVPQLYQSLTILITDVYPDKISELLNFVEGQFSSQCGIYSEGFRRTLNLILANIVNKPMDLNTEDQVFSLVERWKEFVVNNLENRYELVPELLSIIPFYTKLDASDEANKTYQLVLSFSMGPSWYKEDQFGLSVTVLQSLSHTSSLVSGELSKIAGLLDAAAGEMTFQRFVRYAKRDFLKALCSRNEFSSAVKYFIRQTYGTLEQMHQEVTKGDIDRISAIKGTRFPGGALDEQDSILYLINPLISSADWQLCWALLESFQFGDSRYINRFAESYKLLIDKVSGDDNALTMIMDRLEVICESEFENKKDCSEFIVLIASSIPERYTETFEARFTNYMVLPEPQRTTLTIPEENTVKANNRANEQKEDSDAIYMPGLFGSRTSISEATTSLAKVEKYLRRRNFSEAQKEIISGLTLIQSGGWSIWGGQVSKVADGQSLLLRTNGSVCDLVKLYSPLILNERHTENWRIANDLIEWLASYSSNDEQAELLRVTNEHTKLMVGAADKETAGYRFLDERDDNELPHCLATLLLHVIDHPLWLRREKASEMLIWLSRSYPDFVRLFGAKAFSMDTGIHPDVICGALDQMSITKQIWETLAQELDFNSIQQGCKHVGRYSVLIRIAREAAMKDFESAAEALSKLRGRLCNTVDNSRLMDVDLPSWAECIKPSWLRLEKLGLTSAYVLTQAESALKDVCLPLSIEVCLELEQLLAEGYYENTKYPNRWSDRVRYVFQVAFTDVANESECKHIENVFRKYNPTRLDNLRISSFDSPALQWLHSKEPKPLHGKSIYLDYFERVWFEGQLRLVRLTAYLSDNPENLPLPSGRFLSLDKPSLDKTCVIDTCANVEALPAYFGSFTPAIPTTHFMQITGATSSNLKRNWWKSGRLKEKYEGAPFNEGCYLSIDANALRLPHGFKLIWVFELDLKPIGLVSFG